The Actinoplanes sp. N902-109 genomic interval ATTGGATTGGATCGAGGATGTGGCGCACGACGCTGATTTCCGGCCCACCTGGTCTTTGCTCGCCTTCCATCCGGATCTCGGCGACGTGGGGTTCCTGACGGCGAAGGAGGGCTGGATCGACCAGGTGGGGGTGATGCCGGCGTTTCGACGCCTCGGGCTTGGTGAAGTGTTGCTGAGCGAGTCGTTGCGGCGAATGGCAGACGACAACAGGAGGGAGGCGTGGCTGAACGTCAACGTGAACAACCCGGGGGCTGCGATGTTGTACCGCAGGCTCGGGTTTGACGTTCGGGGACAACGAGGAAGGTTCACGCCAATGGGAGGCTAGCCTCCTAGGATGGCTACGCACTGTGCCGGACAGCGCGGGACAACGTTGGGCTGATGCCAGGTCGCTTTCTGCTAGATAGCCAGGTGAAAGCCCGCAAGTCCGATTTGGGAACGAGTGGCGAAGTTAGGCTGGACACGGTTGGCTGGGGTCATGTGTCACTTCGAGCTGCGATGGGACACAATGGCAACCGTAGGAGGGGAGTATTCCCTCGCATCGGTCTCGTCAGCACGGTCTGCATCCACCCGGATGCGCCCGGGGCCGGTGGTTCGCGGTTCGGCATCAGCCGGGGTGCGGGCGGAAGAGACCTCCGACAGTCGCACATCGCCATGCAGGGCGTCACGTCCCGCGTGGCGATGCCACGTGTCTGCCGGAGGTCCTCGTTGAACGTCCATGCCTGGGTTTGGTTTGCCACCCTCGGTGCCCTCGCCGTCATGCTGCTCGTCGATCTGTTGATCGTGGGGCGACGCCCGCATGAGCCCTCGATGCGCGAGGCAGGTGCCTGGGTCACGTTCTACGTGGTGCTGGCGCTGATCTTCGGATTGGGGATCGGGCTGATCGCGGGGTGGTCGCCTGCTGGTGAGTTCTACACCGGGTGGCTTACCGAGTATTCGCTGAGCGTCGACAACCTGTTCGTCTTCATGATCATCATGGCTCGGTTCAGCGTGCCGCGGCAGTTCCAACAGAAGGTGCTGCTGATCGGCATCGTGCTCGCGCTGGTGATGCGGGGTGCGTTCATTGCCGCCGGGGCCGCGCTGATCGAGCAGTTCTCGTGGGTCTTCTACATCTTCGGGGCGTTCCTGATCTACACGGCGGCCACGTTGCTGCGTAACGACGAGGAAGAGGAGTTCAAGGAGAACATCCTCATCCGCTGGGCCAAGCGGGTCTTCCCGGTGTCCAGCTCGTTCGACAGCGGGCGGATGACGCTGGTGACGGAGACCGGACGGCGGTTGTTCACGCCGATGCTGATCGTGATGATTGCGATCGGCACCACTGACCTCATCTTCGCGCTCGACTCGATCCCGGCGATCTTCGGCATCACCAAGGAGCCCTACCTGGTCTTCACCGCGAACGTGTTCGCGCTGATGGGCCTGCGCCAGCTGTACTTCCTGCTCGGGGGGCTGCTGGAGCGCTTGGTCTACCTCAACATCGGGTTGTCGGTGGTGCTGGCGTTCATCGGGGTCAAGCTGTTCCTCGAGGCGCTGCACACCAACTCGCTGCCGTTCATCAACGGGGGGCATGGGTTGCACTGGGCGCCGGAGATCCCGATCTGGCTGTCGCTGCTGGTCATCATCGGCACCCTGGGCGTCGCGACCGTCGCCAGCCTGGCGAAGACGTCCCGCGACCGCAAAAGAGAGCTGATC includes:
- a CDS encoding TerC family protein, with the protein product MNVHAWVWFATLGALAVMLLVDLLIVGRRPHEPSMREAGAWVTFYVVLALIFGLGIGLIAGWSPAGEFYTGWLTEYSLSVDNLFVFMIIMARFSVPRQFQQKVLLIGIVLALVMRGAFIAAGAALIEQFSWVFYIFGAFLIYTAATLLRNDEEEEFKENILIRWAKRVFPVSSSFDSGRMTLVTETGRRLFTPMLIVMIAIGTTDLIFALDSIPAIFGITKEPYLVFTANVFALMGLRQLYFLLGGLLERLVYLNIGLSVVLAFIGVKLFLEALHTNSLPFINGGHGLHWAPEIPIWLSLLVIIGTLGVATVASLAKTSRDRKRELIDTAA